In the genome of Deltaproteobacteria bacterium, one region contains:
- a CDS encoding SDR family oxidoreductase, whose product MSDQTRREDRIVGPIPTEAAGMAPGRGRLSGRRILVVGAGTQPSPEPDAPIGNGRAIALLAAREGAAVACADRDESSARDTLAQIEKEGGRGCVVVGDVSDPDACARIVAEAERALGGLDGVVLNVGIAAGARLAGTDAAAWDRTFAVNLRAHFLIAREALPRLAPGASLVFISSVAALGPGSQLPSYDSSKAGLAGLMRHVAFEGARRAVRANLVLPGLIDTPLGRNATRGRPSRARTPVPLGRQGTGWEVAFATIFLLSGEASYVTGQSLVVDGGLSALS is encoded by the coding sequence ATGTCGGATCAAACGCGCAGGGAAGATCGGATCGTGGGGCCGATTCCGACCGAGGCGGCCGGAATGGCGCCGGGTCGCGGGCGGCTTTCGGGGCGGAGGATTCTGGTCGTGGGCGCGGGCACACAGCCCAGCCCCGAGCCCGACGCTCCGATCGGGAACGGCCGCGCGATCGCGCTTCTCGCCGCGCGCGAGGGCGCGGCGGTCGCCTGCGCCGACCGCGACGAGAGCTCGGCTCGCGACACGCTCGCGCAGATCGAGAAGGAAGGCGGCCGCGGCTGCGTGGTCGTCGGCGACGTGAGCGACCCCGACGCCTGCGCGCGGATCGTCGCGGAGGCCGAGCGGGCGCTCGGCGGCCTCGACGGGGTGGTCCTGAACGTCGGCATCGCCGCGGGAGCGAGGCTCGCCGGCACCGACGCGGCGGCCTGGGATCGCACCTTCGCGGTGAACCTGCGCGCGCACTTCCTGATCGCGCGCGAGGCCCTGCCCCGGCTCGCGCCCGGCGCGTCGCTCGTCTTCATCAGCTCGGTCGCGGCGCTCGGCCCCGGCTCGCAGCTTCCGTCCTACGATTCGTCGAAGGCGGGGCTCGCGGGGCTGATGCGCCACGTCGCCTTCGAGGGCGCGCGCCGCGCGGTGCGCGCGAACCTGGTGCTCCCTGGGCTGATCGACACGCCGCTCGGCCGCAACGCGACGCGCGGGCGGCCATCGCGCGCGCGAACGCCCGTGCCGCTCGGCCGGCAGGGCACCGGCTGGGAGGTCGCGTTCGCGACGATCTTCCTGCTCTCCGGCGAGGCGAGCTACGTCACCGGCCAGTCGCTCGTCGTCGACGGAGGACTCTCCGCGCTCAGCTGA
- a CDS encoding outer membrane lipoprotein-sorting protein: MRTRDVRRLISCLILLLAATAQAQDDALPNGAGPSGREIYQRVIDNKLETAYFEHRMSSTDPGGSVQNLAFWSRFKDLRAPGSAPKGAVISKTVMKFTDPYDKRDTAYLFIERKGTEDEGFHYSRKRERVTRIAPAKESIFGSDFSLDDLAVVSHIDDATYQRLPDEELQGVSVWVVDVSHKPETDPAYARSLLYVDKVYNVPLRTRHWDDAGVEVKQLEIPRGRIESYSGVWIPRESTMYDLSEKTQSVLTIERVVDNPVISDAIFSPQSLKTVDSLRAGARE, encoded by the coding sequence ATGCGGACCCGAGACGTACGACGGCTGATCTCCTGCCTGATCCTGCTCCTGGCCGCCACGGCACAGGCCCAGGACGACGCGCTGCCGAACGGCGCCGGACCGAGCGGCCGCGAGATCTACCAGCGCGTGATCGACAACAAGCTCGAGACCGCGTACTTCGAGCACCGCATGAGCTCGACCGATCCCGGTGGGAGCGTGCAGAACCTGGCGTTCTGGTCGCGCTTCAAGGATCTGCGCGCGCCGGGATCCGCGCCGAAGGGCGCCGTCATCTCGAAGACGGTGATGAAGTTCACCGACCCGTACGACAAGCGAGACACGGCCTACCTCTTCATCGAGCGGAAGGGCACCGAGGACGAGGGCTTCCACTACTCGCGAAAGCGCGAGCGAGTCACCCGGATCGCGCCGGCGAAGGAATCGATCTTCGGCAGTGACTTCAGTCTGGACGACCTCGCGGTGGTGAGCCACATCGACGACGCGACCTACCAGCGGCTTCCCGACGAGGAGCTCCAGGGAGTGTCCGTCTGGGTCGTCGACGTGAGCCACAAGCCGGAGACCGATCCGGCCTACGCGCGCAGCCTGCTGTACGTGGACAAGGTGTACAACGTGCCGCTGCGCACGCGGCACTGGGACGACGCGGGGGTCGAGGTGAAGCAGCTCGAGATCCCGCGCGGCAGGATCGAGTCGTACTCCGGGGTCTGGATCCCGCGCGAGAGCACGATGTACGACCTGTCCGAGAAGACGCAGTCGGTGCTCACCATCGAGCGCGTGGTCGACAACCCGGTGATCTCGGACGCGATCTTCTCGCCCCAGAGCCTGAAGACCGTCGACTCGCTACGCGCGGGCGCGCGCGAGTAG
- a CDS encoding HupE/UreJ family protein has protein sequence MKFARFAALVAIAALFAARAHAHPLAPSLLELREHGGGRVSLVFRTPRVGAAGATPAPILPAGCREAEPPRLERDERAQTLSAVLDCGEQPLAGRSVGLDGLRDTATNALVRFEAADGTVAQGVIDADRPRFELPARRGRAATIYAYLRLGLEHILGGLDHLLFVAGLVLLVRRPRALVATVTCFTLGHALTLCAAALGLVQVPAAPIEVAIAASVFWLALELACPGGRRLRPARMAAAFGLLHGFGFAAALSEAGLPARDVPLALASFNVGIELGQLAFVAALRLCIRPLRAAERPIAYAFGAMAGFWLIERTLAALGLG, from the coding sequence GTGAAGTTCGCACGGTTCGCGGCGCTCGTTGCCATCGCCGCGCTCTTCGCCGCACGCGCGCACGCGCACCCGCTCGCGCCATCTCTTCTGGAGCTGCGCGAGCACGGGGGCGGACGCGTGAGCCTGGTCTTCCGCACGCCTCGTGTCGGCGCGGCGGGAGCGACGCCGGCTCCGATCCTGCCGGCGGGCTGCCGCGAGGCCGAGCCCCCGCGGCTCGAACGCGACGAACGGGCTCAGACGCTCTCGGCCGTGCTCGATTGCGGCGAGCAGCCACTCGCCGGCCGCTCGGTCGGCCTCGATGGGCTTCGCGACACCGCGACCAACGCGCTGGTGCGCTTCGAGGCCGCGGACGGCACGGTCGCGCAGGGCGTGATCGACGCCGATCGGCCTCGCTTCGAGCTTCCCGCGCGGCGCGGGCGCGCGGCCACGATCTACGCCTATCTGAGACTGGGCCTCGAGCACATCCTCGGCGGTCTGGACCATCTGCTCTTCGTCGCCGGGCTGGTTCTGCTGGTGCGAAGACCGCGCGCGCTCGTCGCCACGGTGACCTGCTTCACGCTCGGGCACGCGCTCACGCTCTGCGCCGCGGCGCTCGGCCTCGTGCAAGTGCCGGCCGCGCCGATCGAGGTCGCGATCGCGGCGAGCGTGTTCTGGCTCGCGCTCGAGCTCGCCTGCCCCGGCGGGCGGCGGCTCCGGCCCGCGCGAATGGCGGCGGCGTTCGGGCTGCTGCACGGCTTCGGCTTCGCCGCGGCGCTCTCCGAGGCCGGGCTTCCGGCGCGCGACGTTCCGCTCGCGCTCGCGAGCTTCAACGTCGGAATCGAGCTCGGCCAGCTCGCCTTCGTGGCGGCGCTGCGGCTCTGCATCCGGCCGCTCCGCGCCGCCGAGCGGCCGATCGCGTACGCGTTCGGCGCGATGGCCGGCTTCTGGCTGATCGAGCGCACGCTCGCCGCGCTCGGGCTGGGCTGA
- a CDS encoding MOSC domain-containing protein yields MIVGRIGELWRYPVKSMKGERIDAAKLGTNGIPGDRGWAGRDEVRGGIRGAKKLAELMRCGARYLEEPEPGRVPAPEITLPDGARLRASDAEASKRLSQALRNEVTLWPLLPAEKLDHYRRGAPTHADFDQEMRAVFGRAPDEPLPDFSVFPPVLFEFESPPGTYFDAFPLLLLTSATLGRLQKLAPASRVDVRRFRPNLLITTPDGVEDFAELGWIGKRLRIGDVEISVPAACPRCVMISHGFDDLPKDPGLIRTVVREANQNVGVYGSIERAGRIAVGDAVELL; encoded by the coding sequence ATGATCGTCGGTCGGATCGGTGAGCTCTGGCGGTATCCCGTGAAATCCATGAAGGGCGAGCGGATCGACGCCGCGAAGCTCGGCACGAACGGCATCCCCGGAGATCGCGGCTGGGCGGGGCGGGACGAGGTGCGCGGCGGCATTCGCGGCGCGAAGAAACTCGCCGAGCTGATGCGCTGCGGAGCGCGCTACCTCGAGGAGCCCGAGCCGGGACGCGTGCCGGCGCCCGAGATCACGCTTCCCGACGGCGCGCGTCTGCGCGCGTCGGACGCCGAAGCCTCGAAGCGACTGAGCCAGGCGCTTCGCAACGAGGTCACGCTCTGGCCGCTGCTTCCGGCCGAGAAGCTCGATCACTACCGGCGCGGCGCCCCGACCCACGCCGATTTCGACCAGGAGATGCGCGCGGTCTTCGGCCGCGCGCCGGACGAGCCGCTGCCGGATTTCTCGGTCTTCCCTCCGGTGCTCTTCGAGTTCGAGTCGCCGCCCGGCACCTACTTCGACGCGTTTCCGCTGCTCCTGCTCACCAGCGCCACGCTCGGGCGGCTGCAGAAGCTGGCGCCCGCGTCGCGCGTGGACGTGCGCCGCTTCCGTCCGAATCTCCTGATCACGACACCGGACGGCGTCGAGGATTTCGCGGAGCTCGGCTGGATCGGCAAGCGCCTGCGGATCGGAGACGTGGAGATCTCGGTGCCTGCGGCTTGCCCGCGCTGCGTGATGATCTCGCACGGCTTCGACGATCTGCCCAAGGACCCGGGTCTGATCCGCACCGTCGTGCGCGAGGCGAACCAGAACGTCGGCGTCTACGGAAGCATCGAGCGCGCCGGCCGGATCGCGGTCGGCGACGCGGTGGAGCTGCTCTGA
- a CDS encoding ferritin-like domain-containing protein, producing the protein MSYYGPTDWRSNSDLALRMRDIRKGNLDLGWMKAGTEKLRFSQENPKRGFTYLDVNKGSYGYDDLPEVPRGPRGAAPRGATYDVKHQADLEPELNRKSDVWAYKVASFTEEAVSRQWDATTDVPWTDLDKYERSEELEVAYAQLCTFFTEVEMIATDLPAKWLWRMNNQFHEVKHFIATQAIDEARHAEVFRKRALVGGVGLMEALPQAEHSLKAILDGDTYGDASAFMHLLAEGNILTMFRFSEFISPTPVDKRIFQLVMQDEARHVSYGMQHLKWTIDHTPERKEQLHSALDEGESITINQFDAALTECMIVLAGKGTKPEQIAEGVKIVGQLQVKQMQEYFHRLRRAGFEDRIARSKFTPMLSQLGLTPEFTAKAAAEVS; encoded by the coding sequence ATGAGCTACTACGGACCCACCGACTGGCGCAGCAACTCCGATCTGGCGCTGCGCATGCGCGACATCCGCAAGGGCAACCTCGACCTCGGCTGGATGAAGGCCGGCACCGAGAAGCTGCGCTTCTCGCAGGAGAACCCCAAGCGCGGCTTCACCTACCTGGACGTGAACAAGGGCAGCTACGGCTACGACGATCTGCCCGAGGTTCCGCGCGGTCCGCGGGGCGCGGCGCCGCGCGGCGCGACCTACGACGTGAAGCACCAGGCCGACCTCGAGCCGGAGCTGAACCGCAAGTCGGACGTCTGGGCCTACAAGGTCGCGTCGTTCACGGAGGAGGCGGTCTCGCGCCAGTGGGACGCCACCACCGACGTTCCCTGGACCGACCTCGACAAGTACGAGCGAAGCGAGGAGCTCGAGGTCGCCTACGCGCAGCTCTGCACGTTCTTCACCGAGGTCGAGATGATCGCGACCGACCTGCCGGCGAAGTGGCTCTGGCGCATGAACAACCAGTTCCACGAGGTGAAGCACTTCATCGCCACGCAGGCGATCGACGAGGCGCGACACGCCGAGGTGTTCCGCAAGCGCGCGCTGGTCGGCGGAGTCGGCCTGATGGAGGCGCTGCCGCAGGCCGAGCACTCGCTGAAGGCGATCCTCGACGGCGACACCTACGGCGACGCGTCGGCGTTCATGCACCTGCTGGCCGAGGGCAACATCCTGACTATGTTCCGCTTCAGCGAGTTCATCTCGCCCACGCCCGTCGACAAGCGCATCTTCCAGCTCGTGATGCAGGACGAGGCGCGCCACGTCTCGTACGGGATGCAGCACCTGAAGTGGACCATCGACCACACACCCGAGCGCAAGGAGCAGCTGCACAGCGCGCTCGACGAGGGCGAGTCGATCACGATCAACCAGTTCGACGCCGCGCTCACCGAGTGCATGATCGTGCTCGCGGGAAAGGGCACCAAGCCGGAGCAGATCGCCGAGGGCGTGAAGATCGTTGGCCAGCTGCAGGTGAAGCAGATGCAGGAGTACTTCCACCGCCTGCGCCGCGCCGGCTTCGAGGACCGCATCGCGCGCTCGAAGTTCACGCCGATGCTGAGCCAGCTCGGGCTGACGCCGGAGTTCACCGCGAAGGCGGCCGCCGAGGTCAGCTGA
- a CDS encoding LLM class F420-dependent oxidoreductase, with amino-acid sequence MKIGLIPVNMAVADSRQLLAAARKAEAIGIESLWTFEHVMIPIDYSSKYPYNATGKMGAPPETNLVDPLIALAAIASCTSKIRLATGVNILSQTNPLYLAKQAASLDFVSNGRFMLGVGIGWLREEFDALGVPFEHRGARFDDYVAAMRKVWSGEVVEHRSEFLNWSGFKSYPIPVQRPGVPIIVGGSKGKVFERIAKLGDGWYAPSGNVAQLAELLAPLRKACAAIGRDPASVEISAMWIPAAEGIDAVKRYADLGVSRLVVPTFAIGGSSDDALDRFAGEVLAKIR; translated from the coding sequence ATGAAGATCGGCCTGATCCCCGTCAACATGGCCGTCGCGGATTCCCGGCAGCTGCTCGCTGCCGCGCGCAAGGCCGAGGCGATCGGAATCGAGTCGCTCTGGACCTTCGAGCACGTGATGATCCCGATCGACTACTCGTCGAAGTACCCGTACAACGCGACCGGGAAGATGGGTGCGCCGCCCGAGACGAACCTGGTCGACCCGCTGATCGCGCTGGCGGCGATCGCGTCCTGCACCTCGAAGATCCGCCTCGCGACCGGCGTGAACATCCTGTCGCAGACCAACCCGCTGTACCTGGCCAAGCAGGCCGCGAGCCTCGACTTCGTCTCGAACGGCCGCTTCATGCTCGGCGTGGGGATCGGCTGGCTGCGCGAGGAGTTCGACGCGCTCGGCGTTCCGTTCGAGCACCGCGGCGCCCGCTTCGACGACTACGTCGCGGCGATGCGCAAGGTCTGGTCGGGCGAGGTCGTCGAGCACCGCAGCGAGTTCCTGAATTGGTCCGGCTTCAAGAGCTACCCGATTCCGGTCCAGCGCCCGGGCGTGCCGATCATCGTCGGCGGATCGAAGGGGAAGGTCTTCGAGCGGATCGCGAAGCTCGGCGACGGCTGGTACGCGCCGAGCGGGAACGTGGCGCAGCTCGCGGAGCTGCTCGCGCCGCTGCGCAAGGCGTGCGCCGCGATCGGACGCGACCCGGCGAGCGTCGAGATCTCGGCGATGTGGATTCCCGCGGCGGAGGGGATCGACGCGGTGAAGCGCTACGCGGATCTCGGCGTCTCGCGACTCGTGGTGCCGACCTTCGCGATCGGCGGCAGCTCCGACGACGCGCTCGACCGCTTCGCCGGCGAGGTGCTCGCGAAGATCCGCTGA
- a CDS encoding peptidyl-prolyl cis-trans isomerase, which yields MRPGIVSHALRFLCLGALLVAADRVLLRRSSAGESERGAIEIDAERIDALRKGWIARGGTAPDHAVLAALIEAEIDDEILLREARKRGFESEDPVVRARLARNVGFISGADERAGRAGDSARVDLALALGIARGDLVVRRRLIERMRAELGAGEHEPPSEREIDARFARDRELWLGSPRLRLSHVFLSRDRRGAALVSDALALRREIAAGRLEFADAIARGDPFLLGHSPSDRSQAELSRSFGAAFAIAVFALEPGQVSEPIESPYGLHLVRVHERTLARPAELEAARARIAAELARERADGSLRVALSRLRDGYEIRIAKVER from the coding sequence ATGCGGCCGGGGATCGTCTCGCACGCGCTCCGCTTCCTGTGCCTCGGCGCGCTCCTGGTCGCGGCGGATCGCGTTCTGCTGCGGAGATCGAGCGCAGGCGAATCGGAGCGGGGCGCGATCGAGATCGACGCCGAGCGGATCGACGCGCTCCGCAAGGGCTGGATCGCGCGAGGCGGCACGGCTCCCGACCATGCCGTGCTCGCCGCGCTGATCGAAGCCGAGATCGACGACGAGATCCTGCTGCGCGAGGCGCGCAAGCGCGGTTTCGAGAGCGAGGACCCCGTGGTTCGCGCGCGGCTGGCGAGGAACGTCGGCTTCATCTCCGGCGCGGACGAGCGAGCGGGCCGCGCCGGCGATTCCGCGCGCGTCGATCTCGCGCTCGCGCTCGGGATCGCGCGCGGCGACCTGGTGGTGCGAAGGCGGCTGATCGAGCGCATGCGCGCGGAGCTCGGGGCAGGGGAGCACGAACCGCCGAGCGAGCGCGAGATCGACGCACGGTTCGCTCGCGATCGGGAGCTGTGGCTCGGCTCGCCGCGACTCCGTCTCTCCCATGTGTTCCTGTCGCGCGATCGCCGCGGAGCAGCGCTCGTCTCGGACGCCCTCGCGCTCCGGCGCGAGATCGCGGCAGGCCGGCTCGAATTCGCGGACGCGATCGCGCGCGGCGATCCGTTCCTGCTCGGTCACTCGCCGTCGGATCGGTCGCAAGCGGAGCTGTCGCGGAGCTTCGGCGCGGCCTTCGCGATCGCGGTCTTCGCGCTCGAGCCGGGGCAGGTCTCGGAGCCGATCGAGTCGCCCTACGGGCTGCATCTGGTTCGGGTTCACGAGCGGACCCTTGCTCGGCCCGCCGAGCTCGAAGCGGCGCGCGCGCGGATCGCGGCGGAGCTCGCGCGCGAGCGCGCGGACGGGTCGCTGCGCGTCGCGCTCTCTCGACTGCGCGACGGCTACGAGATCCGCATCGCCAAGGTCGAGCGGTGA
- a CDS encoding crotonase/enoyl-CoA hydratase family protein, whose translation MRTHVEEGVFVITLSRAAEYNTITPQLRDELAAAIDAGDAESAAHVILLRAEGPAFCAGYALDWGTAAQDAESGATRRRVWDSVSDLRMMGRFVDTYMKLWYAKKPTIAAVQGWCIGGGTDLVLCADLIVAGEGARFGYPPSRVWGTPTTAMWVYRMGLEQAKRYMLTGDEISARKAVEIGLILEAVPDAELSDHALALARRMARVPTNQLVMLKLLCNQTAENMGLASSRLLGTLFDGVARHTQEGIDFVASARSKGFREAVRDRDDPFGDYGSRAGTRRKAGAKPKPKPRRS comes from the coding sequence CTGCGCACCCACGTCGAGGAGGGCGTCTTCGTGATCACGCTCTCGCGCGCGGCTGAGTACAACACCATCACGCCGCAGCTGCGCGACGAGCTGGCCGCCGCGATCGACGCCGGCGATGCCGAGTCCGCCGCGCACGTGATCCTGCTCCGCGCCGAGGGCCCGGCCTTCTGTGCCGGTTACGCGCTCGACTGGGGAACTGCGGCTCAGGACGCGGAATCCGGAGCGACGCGAAGGCGTGTATGGGATTCGGTCTCCGACCTGCGCATGATGGGCCGCTTCGTCGACACCTACATGAAGCTCTGGTACGCGAAGAAGCCGACGATCGCGGCCGTGCAGGGTTGGTGCATCGGCGGCGGCACCGACCTGGTCCTGTGCGCGGACCTGATCGTGGCCGGCGAGGGCGCGCGCTTCGGCTACCCGCCCTCGCGCGTCTGGGGCACGCCGACCACGGCGATGTGGGTCTACCGAATGGGGCTCGAGCAGGCCAAGCGCTACATGCTGACGGGGGACGAGATCTCCGCGCGAAAGGCGGTCGAGATCGGGTTGATCCTGGAAGCCGTTCCCGACGCGGAGCTCTCGGATCACGCCCTGGCGCTGGCCAGGCGCATGGCGCGCGTGCCGACGAATCAGCTCGTGATGCTGAAGCTGCTCTGCAACCAGACGGCCGAGAACATGGGGCTCGCCTCGAGCCGTCTGCTCGGCACGCTCTTCGACGGCGTCGCGCGCCACACGCAAGAGGGGATCGACTTCGTCGCGAGCGCGCGAAGCAAGGGCTTCCGAGAGGCGGTGCGCGATCGCGACGATCCGTTCGGCGACTACGGCAGCCGGGCGGGCACGCGGCGCAAGGCAGGCGCGAAGCCGAAGCCGAAGCCGAGGCGGAGCTAG
- a CDS encoding crotonase/enoyl-CoA hydratase family protein translates to MASVRYETDGPVAIVTIDRPAVRNCVDGPTAAELAAAFLRFDADASSSVAVLTGEGGCFCAGADLKGVSEGRGNRVREDGDGPMGPSRMLLGKPVIAAVEGFAVAGGLELALWCDLRVAARDAVFGVYCRRWGVPLIDGGTVRLPRLIGHSHALDLILTGRGVSGDEAQMMGLANRLVDPGRALPEAVGLARQLAAFPQRCLRGDRLSSYQQWPLPLDDALRLETRLGLEVIASGETLEGATRFARGAGRHGSFES, encoded by the coding sequence ATGGCCAGCGTTCGCTACGAGACCGATGGCCCGGTCGCGATCGTCACGATCGACCGACCGGCCGTCCGAAACTGCGTCGATGGGCCCACCGCCGCGGAGCTTGCCGCCGCGTTCCTCCGCTTCGACGCCGATGCGTCCTCGAGCGTCGCCGTGCTCACGGGTGAGGGCGGCTGCTTTTGCGCCGGCGCGGATCTGAAGGGCGTCTCCGAGGGGCGCGGCAATCGGGTCCGCGAGGACGGCGACGGGCCGATGGGCCCGTCGCGAATGCTGCTCGGCAAGCCCGTGATCGCCGCGGTCGAGGGCTTCGCGGTGGCCGGGGGGCTCGAGCTCGCGCTCTGGTGCGACCTGCGCGTGGCGGCCCGCGACGCGGTCTTCGGCGTCTACTGCCGGCGCTGGGGCGTGCCGCTGATCGACGGGGGCACGGTTCGCCTGCCGCGGCTGATCGGCCACTCGCACGCGCTCGACCTGATCCTGACCGGGCGGGGAGTGTCCGGAGACGAGGCGCAAATGATGGGCCTGGCCAATCGCCTGGTCGATCCTGGGCGAGCCCTGCCCGAGGCGGTCGGGCTGGCCCGGCAGCTCGCCGCGTTCCCGCAGCGCTGCTTGCGCGGCGATCGGCTCTCGTCCTATCAGCAGTGGCCGCTCCCACTCGACGATGCGCTGCGCCTCGAGACGCGACTCGGGCTCGAGGTGATCGCCTCGGGCGAGACCCTGGAAGGGGCGACGCGCTTCGCGCGCGGCGCCGGTCGCCACGGCTCGTTCGAGAGCTAG
- a CDS encoding DUF1329 domain-containing protein translates to MRRISVLALLGCALLARTAAADVAPGDVIRAANREQVRELVPAEFYSYAIEPFAELEMRIVATESYPPHPKYVEATVKFACQASLDAEGRLSNYGAGQPFPYSEWAKEATGHRCDLTPDDPQFATKLAWNVNQRWQGGSGFNIPHWGFANMRNAGREIWRISQGEYRRTYFSGRADLLPATTELEPGTNTEWAEYFDVKSPFDLRGTMFLLYRYRNGQEDDTWAYIPALRRVRRIAATQKSDSLLGTEFTLEDFYLFSGYVWDHVWEFQGESEQLAVSNSVRTCFPRVLGAISPTSMVRLGTDAEWGTCRFDPYGALPMIGESWQKRRSFELDDIPRQKGHPYSRKKIWYDKETMSPGLAVAYDRAGKPYKLIGGVGKWSESTDLPENQGRFVLLGTSVMIVNVQSGASNLGQFDGMNAMEFDVGASRKYYDTTKLKTAGR, encoded by the coding sequence ATGAGACGCATCTCGGTGTTGGCTCTGCTGGGTTGCGCGCTGCTCGCCCGCACGGCCGCGGCGGACGTGGCCCCGGGCGACGTGATCCGGGCCGCGAACCGGGAGCAGGTGCGCGAGCTCGTGCCCGCGGAGTTCTACAGCTACGCGATCGAGCCGTTTGCCGAGCTCGAGATGCGGATCGTCGCGACGGAGTCCTACCCGCCCCACCCGAAGTACGTCGAGGCGACGGTGAAGTTCGCCTGCCAGGCCTCGCTCGACGCCGAGGGCCGGCTCTCGAACTACGGCGCGGGACAGCCGTTCCCGTACTCGGAATGGGCCAAGGAGGCGACCGGGCACCGCTGCGACCTCACCCCCGACGATCCGCAGTTCGCGACGAAGCTGGCCTGGAACGTGAACCAGCGCTGGCAGGGCGGCTCGGGCTTCAACATTCCGCACTGGGGCTTCGCGAACATGCGCAACGCGGGCCGCGAGATCTGGCGCATCTCGCAGGGCGAGTACCGCCGCACCTACTTCAGCGGCCGCGCGGATCTGCTTCCAGCGACGACGGAGCTCGAGCCCGGGACCAACACGGAGTGGGCCGAGTACTTCGACGTGAAGTCGCCGTTCGACCTGCGCGGAACCATGTTCCTGCTCTATCGCTACCGGAACGGCCAGGAGGACGACACCTGGGCGTACATCCCGGCGCTGCGGCGCGTGCGCCGCATCGCCGCGACGCAGAAGAGTGACTCGCTGCTGGGAACCGAGTTCACGCTGGAGGATTTCTACCTGTTCTCGGGCTACGTCTGGGATCACGTCTGGGAGTTCCAGGGCGAGAGCGAGCAGCTCGCGGTGTCGAACAGCGTCCGCACCTGCTTCCCGCGCGTGCTGGGCGCGATCTCGCCGACCAGCATGGTTCGGCTCGGCACCGACGCGGAGTGGGGCACGTGTCGCTTCGATCCCTATGGCGCGCTGCCGATGATCGGCGAGAGCTGGCAGAAGCGGAGGAGCTTCGAGCTCGACGACATCCCGCGCCAGAAGGGCCACCCCTACAGCCGCAAGAAGATCTGGTACGACAAGGAGACGATGTCGCCCGGGCTCGCCGTCGCCTACGACCGCGCTGGCAAGCCCTACAAGCTGATCGGCGGCGTGGGGAAGTGGAGCGAGTCGACGGACCTGCCCGAGAACCAGGGGCGCTTCGTGCTGCTCGGCACCTCCGTGATGATCGTGAACGTGCAGAGCGGCGCGTCGAACCTGGGCCAGTTCGACGGCATGAACGCGATGGAGTTCGACGTCGGCGCGAGCCGCAAGTACTACGACACCACCAAGCTCAAGACCGCGGGGCGCTAG
- a CDS encoding nitroreductase family protein has translation MGPADFDLASVDLVLRTTRSVRRKLDYTRPVAPELIEECIEIATQAPTGRNAQAWRFLVVTEPEAKRWLGELYRRAFEHYAALREADPDAEPIKATHRLLADRLHEMPALILVCIEGRPEPLSVAQQVAFYGSVLPAAWSLMLALRARGLGSTWTTLHLLHEDEAARALGIPEGVTQTILLPVGYTRDAVLRPAARRGPREVTYWNRWGERRS, from the coding sequence ATGGGGCCAGCCGACTTCGACCTCGCTTCGGTGGATCTGGTCCTGCGCACGACGCGCTCGGTGCGGCGCAAGCTCGACTACACCCGGCCGGTCGCGCCCGAGCTGATCGAGGAGTGCATCGAGATCGCGACGCAGGCACCGACCGGGCGGAACGCCCAGGCCTGGCGCTTCCTGGTCGTGACCGAGCCCGAGGCGAAGCGATGGCTCGGCGAACTGTACCGGCGCGCGTTCGAGCACTACGCGGCGCTTCGCGAGGCGGATCCGGACGCCGAGCCGATCAAGGCGACGCATCGGCTCCTCGCGGACCGCCTGCACGAGATGCCCGCGCTGATCCTGGTCTGCATCGAGGGCCGCCCGGAGCCGCTCTCGGTCGCGCAGCAGGTCGCGTTCTACGGCTCCGTGCTCCCCGCCGCGTGGTCGCTGATGCTCGCGCTTCGCGCGCGCGGCCTCGGCTCGACCTGGACCACGCTGCACCTGCTGCACGAGGACGAGGCGGCGCGCGCGCTGGGAATTCCCGAGGGCGTGACGCAGACGATCCTGCTCCCGGTCGGCTACACGCGCGACGCGGTGCTGCGTCCCGCCGCGCGCCGTGGTCCACGCGAGGTCACCTATTGGAATCGCTGGGGAGAGAGACGGTCATGA